From Miscanthus floridulus cultivar M001 chromosome 15, ASM1932011v1, whole genome shotgun sequence, the proteins below share one genomic window:
- the LOC136507764 gene encoding uncharacterized protein, giving the protein MEVMVELLAARRESAVARQETAQALEIMAQAIAGLARGGPGGNGGNGGGARCPEGQSSYQDFLKTHPPTFTPSDDPLEAKHWLRTLEQKFRLVGVANEQKVHFASQQLLGSIGAWWETFLAIELSDHPATWQEFSTAFHEFFIPAGVIHPKVTEFMELRQGSRTGMEYVSQFNHLAQYAGSQVDTDDKKKDHFFHGLTPALQEKLYLGNYQTFRALMNAVIALEGFQQAS; this is encoded by the coding sequence atggaggtcatggtggagttgttggctgctcgtcggGAGTCAGCCGTGGCTCGACAGGAGACTGCTCAGGCCTTAGAGATTATGGCGCAGGCCAtcgcgggtctcgcccgtggaggccctggaggcaacggtgggaatgggggtggtgctcgctgTCCTGAGGggcagtcctcttaccaggacttcctcaagacccacccgcccacgttCACACCGTCGGACGATCCATTGGAGGcgaagcactggcttcgcacgctggagcaAAAGTTTCGACTGgtcggagtggccaacgagcagaaggtgcactttgcgtcccagcagcttttggggtccataggtgcctggtgggagactttcctaGCCATAGAGCTATCGGATCACCCAGCaacgtggcaggagttctccaccgccttccacgagttcttcatacctgctggcgTTATCCACccgaaggtgaccgagttcatggagttGCGTCAGGGGAGTAGGACGGGAATGGAGTATGTGAGTCAGttcaaccacttggctcagtatgctggtagtcaggtggacacggatgacaagaagaaggatcatTTCTTTCAtggtctcactcctgctcttcaggagaaactatacctagggaactatcagacctttagggctctgatgaacgccgtcattgctcttgagggttttcagcagGCATCTTAG